The Populus alba chromosome 6, ASM523922v2, whole genome shotgun sequence genome contains a region encoding:
- the LOC118047931 gene encoding nudix hydrolase 20, chloroplastic-like isoform X3 — MEDQIVGCIHNGFFDNYLRRFKDVFVFVPSDSRFGTNVTLNKTLSTPEERTRVVGNVIKCLAEEEKELIPGIRNELYPVAPSFGSPPYFSVERAAATYFGIKAYGVHMNGFVKRDGEKFLWIGKRSPMKQTFPGMLDHLVAGGLPHGMSCVANLIKECEEEAGIPLSLSNQAMSVGAVSYVHVDGYRYERGVLFCYDLELPGGFIPKNQDGEVESFKLIPVENVANVIRRTQFFKPNCSLVIMDFLFRHGYIGPECLGYLDLLQSLRSGDTS, encoded by the exons ATGGAGGATCAAATAGTTGGTTGCATACATAACGG tttttttgataattatttgaGGAGGTTTAAGGACGTGTTTGTTTTTGTGCCAAGTGATTCTCGTTTTGGCACCAATGTGACTTTAAATAAAACACTAAGCACGCCAGAGGAAAGAACCAGAGTTGTTGGAAATGTAATCAAATGCTtggcagaagaagaaaaggagctgATTCCAGGAATACGAAATGAG TTGTACCCTGTCGCACCTTCGTTCGGATCGCCCCCCTATTTTTCCGTTGAACGTGCTGCTGCTACTTATTTTGGAATTAAG GCATATGGAGTTCATATGAATGGTTTTGTGAAAAGAGATGGGGAGAAATTCTTATGGATAGGAAAGAGAAGTCCAATGAAACAAACTTTTCCTGGGATGCTTGATCATCTTGTTGCTGGTGGGCTG CCTCATGGGATGTCTTGTGTTGCAAATCTTATAAAAGAATGTGAAGAGGAAGCAGGGATTCCTCTATCCCTTTCTAATCa AGCCATGTCAGTCGGTGCTGTTTCTTATGTGCATGTTGACGGGTATAGATACGAGAGGGGTGTTCTATTTTGTTATGATTTAGAACTCCCTGGTGGTTTTATTCCCAAGAATCAAG ATGGGGAAGTGGAGAGTTTCAAGTTGATCCCAGTGGAAAATGTTGCAAATGTAATACGGAGGACCCAATTTTTCAAGCCTAATTGCTCTCTTGTTATCATGGATTTTCTGTTTCGACACGG TTATATTGGTCCTGAATGCTTGGGATACTTGGATCTATTACAAAGTTTGAGAAGTGGAGATACTTCCTAA
- the LOC118047931 gene encoding nudix hydrolase 20, chloroplastic-like isoform X1: MEDQIVGCIHNGFFDNYLRRFKDVFVFVPSDSRFGTNVTLNKTLSTPEERTRVVGNVIKCLAEEEKELIPGIRNELYPVAPSFGSPPYFSVERAAATYFGIKAYGVHMNGFVKRDGEKFLWIGKRSPMKQTFPGMLDHLVAGGLPHGMSCVANLIKECEEEAGIPLSLSNQAMSVGAVSYVHVDGYRYERGVLFCYDLELPGGFIPKNQDGEVESFKLIPVENVANVIRRTQFFKPNCSLVIMDFLFRHGYFFSIVSLVYFHTHLAVTHLTLKDKLIFLCHLYYYDPPRHGEKIITFISHFLPVIRQTIGAPTSLSLSSSSH, from the exons ATGGAGGATCAAATAGTTGGTTGCATACATAACGG tttttttgataattatttgaGGAGGTTTAAGGACGTGTTTGTTTTTGTGCCAAGTGATTCTCGTTTTGGCACCAATGTGACTTTAAATAAAACACTAAGCACGCCAGAGGAAAGAACCAGAGTTGTTGGAAATGTAATCAAATGCTtggcagaagaagaaaaggagctgATTCCAGGAATACGAAATGAG TTGTACCCTGTCGCACCTTCGTTCGGATCGCCCCCCTATTTTTCCGTTGAACGTGCTGCTGCTACTTATTTTGGAATTAAG GCATATGGAGTTCATATGAATGGTTTTGTGAAAAGAGATGGGGAGAAATTCTTATGGATAGGAAAGAGAAGTCCAATGAAACAAACTTTTCCTGGGATGCTTGATCATCTTGTTGCTGGTGGGCTG CCTCATGGGATGTCTTGTGTTGCAAATCTTATAAAAGAATGTGAAGAGGAAGCAGGGATTCCTCTATCCCTTTCTAATCa AGCCATGTCAGTCGGTGCTGTTTCTTATGTGCATGTTGACGGGTATAGATACGAGAGGGGTGTTCTATTTTGTTATGATTTAGAACTCCCTGGTGGTTTTATTCCCAAGAATCAAG ATGGGGAAGTGGAGAGTTTCAAGTTGATCCCAGTGGAAAATGTTGCAAATGTAATACGGAGGACCCAATTTTTCAAGCCTAATTGCTCTCTTGTTATCATGGATTTTCTGTTTCGACACGGGTATTTCTTCTCTATTGTTTCCCTTGTTTATTTTCACACTCATTTAGCGGTCACTCATTTAACTTTAAAAgataaactaatttttctttGCCACCTATATTATTATGACCCACCTCGTCATGGTGAGAAGATAATCACATTCATTAGTCATTTTCTGCCTGTAATTAGACAAACAATAGGGGCACCTACAAGCTTATCTCTGTCTTCCAGCTCTCATTAA
- the LOC118047931 gene encoding nudix hydrolase 20, chloroplastic-like isoform X2, producing MEDQIVGCIHNGFFDNYLRRFKDVFVFVPSDSRFGTNVTLNKTLSTPEERTRVVGNVIKCLAEEEKELIPGIRNELYPVAPSFGSPPYFSVERAAATYFGIKPHGMSCVANLIKECEEEAGIPLSLSNQAMSVGAVSYVHVDGYRYERGVLFCYDLELPGGFIPKNQDGEVESFKLIPVENVANVIRRTQFFKPNCSLVIMDFLFRHGYFFSIVSLVYFHTHLAVTHLTLKDKLIFLCHLYYYDPPRHGEKIITFISHFLPVIRQTIGAPTSLSLSSSSH from the exons ATGGAGGATCAAATAGTTGGTTGCATACATAACGG tttttttgataattatttgaGGAGGTTTAAGGACGTGTTTGTTTTTGTGCCAAGTGATTCTCGTTTTGGCACCAATGTGACTTTAAATAAAACACTAAGCACGCCAGAGGAAAGAACCAGAGTTGTTGGAAATGTAATCAAATGCTtggcagaagaagaaaaggagctgATTCCAGGAATACGAAATGAG TTGTACCCTGTCGCACCTTCGTTCGGATCGCCCCCCTATTTTTCCGTTGAACGTGCTGCTGCTACTTATTTTGGAATTAAG CCTCATGGGATGTCTTGTGTTGCAAATCTTATAAAAGAATGTGAAGAGGAAGCAGGGATTCCTCTATCCCTTTCTAATCa AGCCATGTCAGTCGGTGCTGTTTCTTATGTGCATGTTGACGGGTATAGATACGAGAGGGGTGTTCTATTTTGTTATGATTTAGAACTCCCTGGTGGTTTTATTCCCAAGAATCAAG ATGGGGAAGTGGAGAGTTTCAAGTTGATCCCAGTGGAAAATGTTGCAAATGTAATACGGAGGACCCAATTTTTCAAGCCTAATTGCTCTCTTGTTATCATGGATTTTCTGTTTCGACACGGGTATTTCTTCTCTATTGTTTCCCTTGTTTATTTTCACACTCATTTAGCGGTCACTCATTTAACTTTAAAAgataaactaatttttctttGCCACCTATATTATTATGACCCACCTCGTCATGGTGAGAAGATAATCACATTCATTAGTCATTTTCTGCCTGTAATTAGACAAACAATAGGGGCACCTACAAGCTTATCTCTGTCTTCCAGCTCTCATTAA